A region of uncultured Desulfobacter sp. DNA encodes the following proteins:
- a CDS encoding FlgD immunoglobulin-like domain containing protein gives MSNNSALSSLINNYEAYNAETTSTTSDAGTTTSLGTEDFLTLLVAQLENQNPLDPADTEQFTDQLAQFSQVEQLINANDKLAEIVSDTKASEGDVDVNSFMGKTVTATVTSMTIDDGSVTAGFYEVDKPAEVVVYVYDSDGTKVATLSQGDVEAGSYLVSWDGTDDEGNILEDGEYTYVVMANSGNGYKEVASYLSGTVDAVSYQNGKGYLVISGVLVDPENVTTVTSSSSSSSSNSTSILEYLGTTVSSNYPIIQVEDGEVQGDALGFSLTLSSDVTVTIYNSDDEEVDTIEISADDTTTGENEVTWDGLSSSGYVSSDGLYYYKVTAENGTATTPISGEVSAITSVDGTQYLEIDGTGRLVSVSSITSIE, from the coding sequence ATGTCAAATAATTCGGCACTTTCATCACTGATTAACAATTATGAGGCTTATAATGCTGAAACCACCTCAACAACCAGTGACGCCGGCACCACGACTTCATTGGGCACCGAAGACTTTTTAACTCTGTTAGTAGCCCAGCTTGAAAATCAAAACCCCCTTGATCCGGCGGATACAGAGCAGTTTACAGACCAGTTGGCACAATTTTCCCAGGTTGAACAATTGATCAATGCCAATGACAAACTTGCTGAAATAGTATCGGATACAAAGGCTTCCGAAGGTGACGTTGACGTCAATTCATTTATGGGGAAGACAGTAACAGCAACCGTAACGTCAATGACCATTGATGACGGCTCTGTAACCGCAGGTTTTTATGAGGTTGATAAACCTGCCGAGGTTGTTGTGTATGTGTATGATTCAGATGGCACCAAGGTGGCTACACTGTCCCAGGGCGATGTTGAGGCCGGATCCTATCTGGTCTCCTGGGATGGCACGGATGATGAAGGTAATATCCTGGAAGATGGTGAATATACCTACGTGGTGATGGCTAATTCAGGAAACGGCTATAAAGAAGTGGCGTCCTATCTGTCCGGTACTGTGGATGCTGTATCATACCAGAATGGAAAAGGATACCTTGTGATCAGTGGTGTGCTTGTGGACCCGGAAAATGTTACCACTGTAACCTCTTCTTCATCCTCATCTTCCAGTAATTCGACGTCCATTCTTGAATATCTCGGCACCACGGTTTCTTCCAACTATCCCATCATTCAGGTGGAAGACGGCGAGGTCCAGGGGGACGCTTTAGGCTTCAGCCTTACCTTATCCAGTGATGTCACAGTGACAATATATAACTCCGATGATGAAGAGGTGGATACCATTGAGATATCGGCTGACGACACAACCACCGGAGAAAATGAAGTCACCTGGGACGGACTGTCAAGCAGCGGTTACGTCAGCTCTGACGGACTTTATTATTACAAAGTTACAGCGGAGAATGGAACAGCCACCACCCCCATTTCCGGAGAGGTGAGCGCCATTACGTCTGTGGACGGTACTCAATACCTTGAAATTGACGGTACCGGACGCCTGGTCTCTGTATCAAGCATAACCTCTATTGAATAA
- the fliD gene encoding flagellar filament capping protein FliD, which translates to MATGTITSLGLGSDLDLQGLLDTQREADESIAGLALDEIEELQAQEESLSSVQSQLLTMKSSALNLSLSSTYLYRDVTSSKEDVATATVLDGTDTGTHTVVTSRLASNSSYMSDGFASESSTVYTPVVQQSTDSYGSVTDTILQDGETLTISYGNEDAPLTFTITGTPGGMSVDGLLSAINDDPTISNYVTATTYADDAGIHVQIASATGETGEDGRVDVEGSAGVTSFTAPTEELSFTVGDGEVFTISVPAETTLENLAKRINEAEGNPGVTATVIYTGTGDNPYQLVLEADDSGEDNRISIISQPDGLGLKESNGEGYTMTGDNAISFSSAVDVSQGGNDSIIFEEINEDGETVSLTAQIEAGTYATAEELAEAVEKALENASKEDGNNTDYQVDIDSETGLMSISEAGTLESVTIDWENAGSTAAATLGFTENKTITPMDSSLNAMLTVDGITYQRQENNGVNDIIDGVTLKLYSTGSATITVENDTEDIVTELTSLVEIYNTLLAEIDENDDFDEDSETWGSLARSSTIRTLKQTLQDLITTTVDTGGTISSLLDIGIEVNDDGTLTLDEDTLNKILNDSYDDVVALLKGTDDEEGLGDTLNDSFGSYALSSGYVQDEMNSLGDEKNRLSEKYKGDMERIEKKYEIMAAEYTKLDSYLSELTNIGNYIDTMMSTNKDK; encoded by the coding sequence ATGGCAACCGGCACCATCACCTCACTTGGACTTGGGTCTGACCTTGATCTGCAAGGCCTGTTAGACACCCAGAGGGAAGCTGATGAGTCCATTGCAGGACTGGCACTGGACGAAATTGAAGAACTGCAGGCCCAGGAGGAATCACTGTCTTCGGTTCAAAGCCAGCTTCTGACCATGAAATCCAGCGCATTGAACCTGTCTTTATCTTCAACTTATCTTTACAGGGATGTAACTTCATCCAAGGAAGATGTGGCAACCGCCACAGTACTGGATGGAACTGATACCGGAACCCATACCGTTGTCACCTCCCGCCTTGCATCTAACAGCTCGTATATGTCCGACGGATTTGCATCCGAATCTTCAACTGTTTATACGCCTGTCGTCCAGCAATCAACCGACAGTTACGGCAGTGTTACAGATACGATTCTTCAAGATGGAGAGACACTGACCATCAGTTACGGGAACGAAGACGCGCCCTTAACATTCACCATCACCGGCACCCCGGGGGGCATGAGTGTAGACGGGTTGCTTTCAGCCATCAATGATGACCCAACCATAAGTAATTATGTGACAGCAACCACTTATGCTGATGATGCCGGTATACATGTTCAGATTGCATCTGCCACAGGCGAGACCGGTGAAGATGGTCGCGTGGACGTGGAAGGTTCCGCAGGGGTTACCTCTTTCACGGCACCCACAGAAGAGCTTTCTTTTACCGTGGGAGATGGCGAGGTGTTCACCATCTCTGTGCCGGCCGAAACAACCCTTGAAAATTTAGCCAAACGTATCAATGAGGCAGAGGGCAATCCCGGGGTCACCGCAACCGTCATCTACACCGGAACAGGGGATAACCCCTATCAGCTGGTTCTCGAAGCAGATGACAGCGGTGAGGACAACAGAATCTCCATCATCAGTCAGCCGGATGGTTTGGGCCTAAAAGAATCAAACGGTGAAGGGTACACCATGACCGGGGATAATGCCATTTCTTTCTCAAGTGCCGTGGACGTTAGCCAAGGCGGCAACGATAGTATCATTTTTGAAGAGATCAATGAAGACGGTGAAACAGTTTCCCTTACCGCACAAATTGAAGCCGGAACATATGCCACCGCAGAAGAACTTGCCGAAGCGGTTGAAAAAGCCCTTGAAAACGCATCTAAAGAGGATGGAAACAATACGGATTACCAGGTGGATATAGATTCGGAAACAGGTCTAATGTCCATCTCAGAGGCGGGAACCCTTGAAAGTGTAACCATTGACTGGGAAAATGCAGGCAGCACAGCGGCCGCGACCCTGGGATTTACCGAAAACAAGACAATAACTCCCATGGATTCTTCACTTAATGCCATGCTCACCGTTGACGGCATCACATACCAACGCCAGGAAAATAACGGTGTGAATGATATTATTGACGGGGTTACTTTGAAGCTTTACTCCACGGGGTCAGCCACTATTACCGTAGAAAATGATACAGAAGACATTGTCACTGAATTGACAAGCCTTGTTGAGATCTACAACACACTGCTGGCTGAAATTGATGAAAATGACGATTTCGATGAAGATTCCGAGACCTGGGGTTCCCTGGCCCGAAGTTCCACCATCAGGACTCTGAAACAGACTCTTCAGGATTTAATAACCACCACTGTGGATACAGGGGGAACCATTTCCAGCCTTTTGGACATCGGCATTGAGGTTAATGATGACGGTACTCTGACCCTGGACGAAGATACCCTGAATAAAATATTAAACGACAGCTATGATGACGTCGTTGCGCTGCTCAAGGGTACGGATGATGAAGAAGGGCTCGGGGATACTCTCAATGATTCCTTTGGCAGCTATGCACTGTCCAGTGGATATGTTCAGGACGAGATGAATTCCCTTGGAGATGAAAAAAATCGCCTGTCGGAAAAATACAAAGGGGATATGGAACGTATTGAAAAGAAATACGAGATTATGGCCGCAGAATATACAAAATTGGACTCATATCTTTCAGAACTTACCAACATTGGAAATTATATTGACACAATGATGTCTACAAATAAGGATAAATGA